GCTCGTCTCCCATTGCTGAAACCTGAACATCGATTTCGGTGGTAGCTGTAAAGACCCCCGGCTCACAGAGACGATCCCCACGCTCAACAGAATCCCGGTCGATTCCAGTAATGTTAATCGCCGCCCGTTCCCCGGAACCAACCCGCTCCCGAGCGATGTTCTGCGATTGTATGCCGCGAACCCGCACCGTGAGGTTTTTCGGTTGAATTTCAATGGTATCGCCAACTTTTAACTCACCGCCCGATACCGTTCCCGTGACAACAGCGCCAAAGCCCGGCTTGGTAAACACCCGATCTACCGCTAATGAAAAAGCAACGCTGGACGACTTTGCCGGAATCGATTCGGCTAACTGCTGTAAAGCGATGCGCAATTCCGGTATCCCTTGCTGTGTAAGCGAATCGACCGAAAGGATTGACGCATCGGATAATGTACCTCTCGCGAGCATTGTACGAACGTCGTCGATTACCATTTCGAGCCATACGGGGTCAGCTAACGACGTTTTTGTTATCGCGACGATACCTCTGTGAACTCCTAATAATGAGAGAATGGCGTAGTGTTCTCGGGTTTGGGGCATAACCCCGTCATCGGCGGCAACTACCAGAAGCGCCGCATCAATTCCAGTCGCTCCAGCAACCATGTTTTTCACAAATCGTTCATGACCGGGTACATCAACGAATGCGATTCCATGTTCCCAAAATGCGAAACCAAGATCGATGGTCATGCCGCGAGCTTGTTCTTCGGGCAGTCGGTCGGGATCGGTTCCAGTTAGTACTCTGACGAGGGTCGATTTACCGTGGTCAATATGACCGGCAGTACCGATAACGAGTCGATGTTGCGGGTTAGTAACGGTCATTGGATTAGAACTTGATGAGACC
This window of the bacterium genome carries:
- the selB gene encoding selenocysteine-specific translation elongation factor, which translates into the protein MPLHLVSSSSNPMTVTNPQHRLVIGTAGHIDHGKSTLVRVLTGTDPDRLPEEQARGMTIDLGFAFWEHGIAFVDVPGHERFVKNMVAGATGIDAALLVVAADDGVMPQTREHYAILSLLGVHRGIVAITKTSLADPVWLEMVIDDVRTMLARGTLSDASILSVDSLTQQGIPELRIALQQLAESIPAKSSSVAFSLAVDRVFTKPGFGAVVTGTVSGGELKVGDTIEIQPKNLTVRVRGIQSQNIARERVGSGERAAINITGIDRDSVERGDRLCEPGVFTATTEIDVQVSAMGDEPIKHRSRVRFHSGTAEIIGRLDFLNQTFLQPGESTFARFQAETPFVTQFHERFVIRRYSPAGTIGGGIVLNPNPLHRLRSSENIEWLPLRLPTLKQSQYLQAAVAETEPSAATIARLSIALSLPKAVLLQHIIQAKIENVLLEGETRVLRV